The stretch of DNA NNNNNNNNNNNNNNNNNNNNNNNNNNNNNNNNNNNNNNNNNNNNNNNNNNNNNNNNNNNNNNNNNNNNNNNNNNNNNNNNNNNNNNNNNNNNNNNNNNNNNNNNNNNNNNNNNNNNNNNNNNNNNNNNNNNNNNNNNNNNNNNNNNNNNNNNNNNNNNNNNNNNNNNNNNNNNNNNNNNNNNNNNNNNNNNNNNNNNNNNNNNNNNNNNNNNNNNNNNNNNNNNNNNNNNNNNNNNNNNNNNNNNNNNNNNNNNNNNNNNNNNNNNNNNNNNNNNNNNNNNNNNNNNNNNNNNNNNNNNNNNNNNNNNNNNNNNNNNNNNNNNNNNNNNNNNNNNNNNNNNNNNNNNNNNNNNNNNNNNNNNNNNNNNNNNNNNNNNNNNNNNNNNNNNNNNNNNNNNNNNNNNNNNNNNNNNNNNNNNNNNNNNNNNNNNNNNNNNNNNNNNNNNNNNNNNNNNNNNNNNNNNNNNNNNNNNNNNNNNNNNNNNNNNNNNNNNNNNNNNNNNNNNNNNNNNNNNNNNNNNNNNNNNNNNNNNNNNNNNNNNNNNNNNNNNNNNNNNNNNNNNNNNNNNNNNNNNNNNNNNNNNNNNNNNNNNNNNttggagacacctgtagtactcctttataatcacccatttacgttgtgacgtttggtagtacccaaagtgttcctccggtaaacgggagttgcataatctcatagtcataggaacatgtataagtcatgaagaaagcaatagcaacatactaaacgatcaggtgctaagctaatggaatgggtcatgtcaatcagatcattctactaatgatgtgacctcgttaatcaaataacaactcattgttcatggttaggaaacataaccatctttgattaacgagctagtcaagtagaggcatactagtgacactctgtttgtctatgtattcacacatgtattatgtttccggaaaatacaattctagcatgaataataaacatttatcatgattataaggaaataaataataactttattattgcctctagggcatatttccttcaggtgatgcatagcaacgagaggggagagtgtgatctacgtacccttgtagatcgacaacggaagcgtttggttgatgtagtcgtacgtctccacggcccgaccgatcaagcaccgaaactacggcacctccgagttctagcacacgttcagctcgatgacgatccccggactccgatccagcaaagtgtcggggaagaattccgtcagcacgacggcatggtgacgatcttgatgcactaccatcgcagggcttcacctaagcaccgctacaatattatcgaggactatggtggaagggggcaccgcacacggctaagaatatgatcacgtggatcaacttgtgtgtcaaggggtgccccctgcccccgtatataaaggatcaaggggaggaggccggccggccctctatggcgcgccaaggaggagtcctcctcctagtaggagtaggactcctactaggagggggaaagaagtggggagggagagggaaaggggggcgcccccccctctcctagtccaattcggaccaaggggggaggaggcgcgcggcccacctttggctgcccctctctctctccactaaggcccatatggcccattacttctcccggggggtttccggtagccctccggctctccggttttctccgaaatcacccggaacacttccagtgtccgaataaagccgtccaatatatcaatctttatgtctcgaccatttcgagactcctcgttatgtccgtgatcacatccgggactccgaactaacttcggtacatcaaaactcataaactcataatataactgtcatcgaaaccttaaacgtgcggaccccacgggttcgagaacaatgtagacatgaccgagacacgtctccggtcaataaccaatagcggaacctggatgctcatattggctcctacatattctacaaagatctttatcggtcagaccgcataacaacatacgttgttccctttgtcatcggtatgttacttgcccgagattcgatcgtcggtatctcaatacctagttcaatctcattaccgacaagtctccttactcgttcagtaatacatcatctcgcaactaactcattagttgcaatgcttgcaaggcttatgtgatgtgcattaccgagagggcccagagatacctctccgacaatcggagtgacaaattctaatctcaaaatacgccaacccaacatgtacctttggagacacctgtagagcacctttataatcacccatttacgttgtgacgtttggtagcacacaaagtgttgctccggcaaacgagagttgcataatctcatagtcatagaaacatgtataagtcatgaagaaagcaatagcaacatactaaacgatcgggtgctaagctaatggaatgggtcatgtcaatcagatcattcatctaatgatgtgatcccgttaatcaaataacaactccttgttcatggttaggaaacataaccatctttgattaacgagctagtcaagtagaggcatactagtgacactctgtttgtctatgtattcacacatgtattatgtttccggttaatacaattgtagcattaataataaacatttatcatgatataaggaaataaataataactttattattgcctctagggcatatttccttcagataatgCACCAGAGGCGAAGTTGCTTGGATGCATGAAGAGCATTGCCCTTGCCTTAAAAAGAGTACAACACCCTTTATCGTGATGACGACTGTCAAGGATgaggccaatatgatcatccacgaATAGAGATCGACTAATCCAGCCAACACAGGCAAGATAAAACGACTACTTCAACAGAGCCGTTGGTACTCTGTTTCTCTGATATATTGCGCCCATAATAGCACACCTCATTGCCTCGCCCAGTTCAGACACCAAATCATGCACACTGATATATGGTGTATGTTGTATCCGAATGATTGTATCCACCATCATTACACAATGAAATCTCTACTTTCTCACAAAAGAAAAGAAATGAATTTTTTTCTGGGAAAATGCTATTGTTCAGCCGGCGGATAACACACACTGCGTCAAGCACCTCATATGTCCATCACGTGTCCTTATCCTCTTATCCTTTCCTTATGTATTTTTCGTCTCCTTACGCCCGCTCGCAGCCATGGCTGCTGCTCAAGCGCGCACGCCCGAGCTCTGCTCCTGTCACCATTAGCATAGTTGCGCTGCTCTAGACTCCCCTCTCGCCGTCCGTCGTTGCTCCGGTTGGGATGCTTTTTTTTATACTTTTTGCAACAACGGGTTTGTTGCAAAAGCCCTCCCGCAACATCTATGTTGCAAAAATTTCTTGATTCACACCGCAAACGTTGTCATCTTTTTAGTGAAAAAATTTCTGCAACATTATCCATGTTGCAAAAGTCCTCCGGCAACAACATCTATGTTGCAAAAAaggtgaagaagaaaaaaaattaatTCTGCAACACCACTATTATTGCAAAAGTCCTCCTACAACATCATCTATGTTGCAAAAAATCCTAAAGACAAAATAAAAATATTCTGACAAAAATAACGCGTTGGTTGTTTTGCAACAAAGTAATTGTTGCAATGCGAGTTAGGCAACATCTACCTTGTTGCAATTTCAGAGGCACCTCATTTGAGAGATCTTGCGTCCATTCATAGCTCATCCAATGACGCAGGGAGCGGCGGCGCCCGACACGTAGCGTGAccctatttttttataaaaaaaagagaagattGATATAGCGATTACCCGGAGCAAAGAGAACCTGGAGAAAGACCGTGTATAAAGAAACGAAAGCAAAAGGGCAACACAATTCAAAGTCTGGCCCATAACCGTCTCGGCCGCGTGTCGTGCACGGGCCCGGTTACCCCGCCACGTCCTCACCGCCGGCCCCCACTCCatttcccctcccctcccctctcacGGACATGgcggagccaccgccacctccaccCTCAACGCCCATGccgaagtcatcgccgcgggcgcgGCCGCGGCACCACCACGCGCCGCCGGGCCTCTGCGCCCTGCCCGCCTTCTCCTACAACGCCCACCGCGGCCTCGTCCTCGGGCTCACCTTCCTCGCCTACGCCCTCTACCACGCCTCCCGCAAGCCACCCAGCATCGTGAAGCGCGCGCTCTCCAAGTCGTGGCCGCCCTTCCACGACCCCGCCCTCCTCGGCGAGACCGACGTCGCGTTCCTCGCCTTCTACTCCCTCGGCATGTTCGGCGCCGGCCACCTCGGCGATCGCCTCGATCTCCGCCTCTTCCTCGCCGCCGGAATGGTCGGGAGCGgcgccgccgtcgccttcttcggcgcCGGGTACTTCCTCTCCCTGCACTCCCTCGCGTTCTACGTCTTCGCCCAGGCAATCGCGGGCCTGCTGCAGTCCACCGGCTGGCCctcggtcgtcgccgtcgtcggcaaTTGGTTCGGCGGCCGGAGGCGCGGCCTCATAATGGGCATATGGAACGCGCACACCTCCGTCGGGAACATCAGCGGCTCGATCATCGCCGCCGCCGTGCTGCGATACGGGTGGGGCTGGTCGTTTGTGGTCCCCGGCGGGCTCATGGCGCTCGGTGGCGTTCTCGTGTTTTTCTTCCTAGCGCCTTACCCGGAGGACGTTGGCTTCGCTTCGTGGCCCCCCAAGCAGGCCAGTGGAGCGAGCACCGACGAGGAGGACAGCAGCACCAGCACGGCCGGGGAAGAGGACAGGAGGGATGCCGTAGGGATTTTGAAGGCATTTTCTATCCCGGGGGTGCTCACCTTC from Triticum dicoccoides isolate Atlit2015 ecotype Zavitan chromosome 6A, WEW_v2.0, whole genome shotgun sequence encodes:
- the LOC119319354 gene encoding putative glycerol-3-phosphate transporter 4, whose product is MAEPPPPPPSTPMPKSSPRARPRHHHAPPGLCALPAFSYNAHRGLVLGLTFLAYALYHASRKPPSIVKRALSKSWPPFHDPALLGETDVAFLAFYSLGMFGAGHLGDRLDLRLFLAAGMVGSGAAVAFFGAGYFLSLHSLAFYVFAQAIAGLLQSTGWPSVVAVVGNWFGGRRRGLIMGIWNAHTSVGNISGSIIAAAVLRYGWGWSFVVPGGLMALGGVLVFFFLAPYPEDVGFASWPPKQASGASTDEEDSSTSTAGEEDRRDAVGILKAFSIPGVLTFATCLFFAKLVAYTFLYWLPFYLTQTAIGGEYMSVTDAGYLSVLFDVGGIVGGILAGFMSDQLDARATTAAMFMYLAIPSLYAFHAYGSTSKVTNITLMMISGLFVNGPYALITTAVSADLGTHKSLKGDSRALATVTAIIDGTGSLGAALGPFLTGFISKTGWDSVFTMLILCALIAGACLSGLVKSEIQEIIQNWRNRSGNTPNGTADPGAQPLLEGSS